One genomic region from Granulicatella adiacens ATCC 49175 encodes:
- a CDS encoding MmcQ/YjbR family DNA-binding protein → MKWNLKEDLTEHEGETILSNIEGFSFYIVSATKEKGLEIIVLDEFNERYTLFDVETTGSSIAQALREEAGEIATKWIHPLQGELSATKEKWTDWIHCNIVPFSSQPFKRSSATMFRVEEQGKCYALMTEIPFHKLGVASEERVLILNVKIDPDTKEKLLTNEGFFEVYHMNKKHWISIALNVCTDEALIKECIYFSYKCVAKKDNSLLSKRGSL, encoded by the coding sequence ATGAAATGGAATTTAAAAGAAGACCTGACAGAACATGAAGGAGAAACAATTCTTAGCAATATAGAAGGTTTCTCCTTCTATATTGTCAGTGCCACAAAAGAAAAAGGATTAGAAATCATTGTTTTAGATGAGTTTAATGAACGATACACTTTGTTTGATGTAGAAACAACAGGAAGTAGTATTGCCCAAGCTCTTCGAGAAGAAGCCGGTGAAATAGCGACGAAGTGGATTCATCCTCTTCAAGGAGAACTGAGCGCCACAAAGGAAAAATGGACGGATTGGATTCATTGCAATATTGTCCCTTTTAGTTCTCAACCGTTCAAAAGGTCTTCAGCGACGATGTTTAGAGTAGAAGAGCAAGGAAAGTGCTATGCCTTGATGACGGAAATCCCGTTCCATAAATTAGGGGTTGCAAGTGAAGAGCGAGTGTTAATCTTGAATGTGAAAATTGATCCAGACACGAAGGAAAAGCTATTAACGAATGAAGGTTTCTTTGAAGTGTATCATATGAATAAAAAGCATTGGATTTCAATTGCGCTGAATGTATGCACAGATGAAGCACTCATCAAAGAGTGTATTTATTTCAGCTACAAATGTGTTGCAAAGAAAGACAATTCTTTACTTTCTAAAAGAGGTTCGTTATAA
- a CDS encoding DNA internalization-related competence protein ComEC/Rec2: MIYFVLASVIGMAMVVFSVGKVGWFLPLLLIIVGFIREQSIRKKVMGLMVVGIFSIRSFYYIQAITQTPFHPSQSLHGQMILNPHQLKVNGDLLTGSALLEAEGQSERVFFRYTLTSEEEQKEFLELDHVVKVSVEGSIEEIEPARNKGNFDAKNHYLSLGILHSFKIESLSSRKVAVKGICASIENLRFWLLHQVRMQEENQVKQYTLALLLADKSGFDEEVWKRYKQLGILHVLAISGLHISLMVSVLQKFFWRCGITREKTDGVLMCFVLFYGFVIGWGISGTRAIGMVILSILLKRWTPLRHHSQLWSLLGMLVVSLLIWPGILWNVAFQLSYALSAVILLLSKWQKSVLPKVNASLWIPIGVSVMALPLVCQYFFYWNAFSIVLTALFSLLFEGVLFPLLTIYLLAVLSGWGNLVDIICFLGEALLSALTQLLTFCQKFTFTKFTFGIWEPWEWGVYFLLLSFALVLFERRKMTVKKGLFCLGTLILLLVEVPYHWGTELILIDVGQGDSILVMGPGWNQATLIDTGGLSDFASKEEWKRCKRKPQGDTTVIPALQAEGLSELSQVMLSHGDEDHVGNLQAIAKQVKIKEIVIGKGMEKIPLMQQLKRDYPSIRWKLVSSGNEWKWNQMKWQILWPKDTSKGENDDSIVALLTIQKHTVLLTGDASEKVEDNILKDTPNLHFSILKVGHHGSRTSTSEALLQKASPSVALVSCGKNNRYRHPSIETIGRLNGIHAHIFRTDQDGQIRLDFRKEKIEISTKLSKKRQKLKE, from the coding sequence ATGATTTACTTTGTTCTTGCAAGCGTGATTGGGATGGCGATGGTTGTTTTTTCAGTCGGGAAAGTGGGATGGTTTCTTCCTTTACTGCTCATCATAGTTGGCTTTATCCGTGAACAATCAATACGAAAAAAAGTAATGGGTCTAATGGTCGTTGGAATTTTTTCTATTCGCTCATTTTATTATATCCAGGCTATTACACAAACTCCTTTTCACCCTTCACAGTCTCTCCATGGGCAAATGATATTAAATCCCCATCAGCTCAAAGTGAATGGGGATTTGTTAACCGGAAGTGCTCTTCTAGAAGCTGAAGGACAGAGTGAAAGAGTATTTTTTCGCTATACTCTTACTTCGGAAGAGGAGCAAAAGGAATTTCTAGAACTGGATCATGTGGTAAAGGTATCTGTCGAAGGAAGTATTGAGGAAATCGAACCAGCTAGAAATAAAGGGAATTTCGATGCGAAAAATCACTATTTGAGTTTGGGGATTCTTCATTCTTTCAAAATTGAGAGTCTTTCAAGTAGAAAAGTCGCCGTCAAAGGAATCTGTGCATCTATTGAAAATCTTCGTTTCTGGTTGCTACATCAAGTGCGCATGCAGGAGGAAAATCAGGTCAAACAATATACATTAGCATTGCTGCTTGCGGATAAATCAGGATTTGATGAAGAAGTTTGGAAAAGGTACAAACAACTTGGGATTCTTCATGTATTAGCGATTTCGGGGCTTCATATTTCGTTAATGGTTTCGGTTCTGCAAAAGTTTTTCTGGAGATGCGGAATCACTCGCGAGAAAACAGATGGTGTATTAATGTGTTTTGTGCTGTTCTATGGGTTTGTCATCGGATGGGGCATTAGTGGGACACGCGCGATTGGAATGGTGATCCTCTCGATTCTTTTGAAACGATGGACGCCTCTTCGTCATCACTCTCAACTATGGAGCCTTTTAGGGATGCTTGTCGTATCGCTCCTCATTTGGCCAGGAATTCTTTGGAATGTCGCTTTTCAATTAAGTTATGCTCTTAGCGCAGTGATTCTTCTATTATCCAAATGGCAAAAGAGTGTGCTTCCTAAAGTCAACGCTTCATTATGGATTCCAATAGGAGTAAGTGTTATGGCTCTGCCACTCGTCTGTCAGTATTTCTTTTATTGGAATGCCTTTAGCATCGTCCTTACTGCGTTGTTTTCGCTATTGTTTGAAGGGGTTCTATTCCCACTATTAACGATTTATCTACTTGCGGTATTATCGGGGTGGGGGAATTTAGTGGACATCATTTGCTTTCTGGGAGAAGCACTTCTTTCTGCCCTCACTCAACTATTAACCTTTTGTCAGAAGTTCACCTTTACAAAGTTTACATTTGGCATTTGGGAACCATGGGAGTGGGGTGTTTATTTTTTGCTGCTTTCTTTCGCGCTAGTGCTATTTGAACGAAGGAAGATGACGGTTAAAAAAGGACTTTTTTGTCTAGGGACTCTTATTTTACTTTTGGTGGAAGTTCCTTATCATTGGGGAACTGAGCTAATATTGATAGATGTTGGGCAAGGGGATTCGATTTTAGTAATGGGTCCAGGGTGGAATCAAGCGACATTAATCGATACGGGTGGATTGAGCGATTTTGCCTCCAAAGAAGAATGGAAAAGGTGCAAGAGAAAACCCCAAGGAGACACAACCGTCATTCCTGCTCTTCAAGCAGAAGGACTTTCAGAATTGTCGCAAGTAATGCTTTCCCATGGAGACGAAGATCATGTCGGGAATCTTCAAGCAATTGCAAAACAGGTTAAAATTAAAGAAATAGTGATTGGAAAAGGGATGGAGAAGATTCCATTGATGCAACAACTGAAAAGGGACTATCCGTCCATACGGTGGAAGTTGGTTTCTTCTGGAAATGAGTGGAAATGGAACCAAATGAAGTGGCAAATTCTATGGCCCAAAGACACTTCCAAAGGAGAAAATGATGATTCAATTGTAGCTCTTCTAACGATTCAAAAGCATACCGTGTTACTCACGGGAGATGCTTCTGAAAAAGTAGAAGACAATATTCTAAAAGACACTCCCAACTTGCATTTTTCTATTTTAAAAGTGGGGCATCATGGAAGCCGAACGTCTACAAGCGAAGCATTGTTACAAAAAGCTTCCCCTTCTGTTGCTTTGGTTTCTTGCGGGAAGAATAATCGTTATCGCCATCCTTCAATCGAGACGATAGGAAGGTTAAATGGAATACACGCTCATATTTTCCGAACGGATCAAGATGGACAAATTCGTCTTGATTTTAGAAAAGAAAAGATCGAAATTTCTACGAAACTCTCGAAAAAACGTCAAAAATTGAAAGAATAG
- the holA gene encoding DNA polymerase III subunit delta, giving the protein MEFEKQLDRIKNGQVNLVYLVQGKEPYLQELARKVFLETIVAPEDQDLNVGRFNMEEVSIQTAIQDAESVPFFGERRLVLVDNPSFFTGEKEKKSMDHQLERLQAYLENPMDSSVMVFFAPYDKLDQRKKIVKQLKKVAVLLDASELTERDVKQYIRDSLRNHQYSIQEEALETLLVKTQYSLTNSMKELDKLMIASIDTKMIPLELVESLVAKTLEQNIFELGESILKKEGVKALQIYHDMLLQKEDPLKMNAILLGQFRLLLQVSYLKREGYQEPEIQKTLGVHPYRVKIALQQSRRFGLPLLEKAFMQLVDTEYALKTSVGIKEMQLEWFILQFCA; this is encoded by the coding sequence ATGGAATTTGAGAAACAACTCGATCGCATTAAAAACGGGCAAGTGAATCTGGTTTATTTAGTTCAAGGAAAAGAACCTTATTTACAAGAACTTGCGCGGAAAGTGTTTTTAGAGACCATTGTGGCTCCTGAAGATCAAGACTTGAATGTGGGACGATTCAATATGGAGGAAGTCTCTATTCAAACAGCTATTCAAGATGCAGAGTCGGTTCCTTTTTTTGGAGAGAGAAGATTAGTACTGGTTGATAATCCAAGCTTTTTTACAGGGGAAAAAGAGAAAAAATCAATGGATCATCAATTAGAAAGGTTGCAAGCCTATTTAGAAAATCCAATGGACAGTTCTGTGATGGTATTCTTTGCTCCGTATGATAAGTTGGATCAACGAAAGAAAATCGTGAAACAGTTAAAGAAAGTGGCGGTTTTATTAGACGCTAGTGAACTAACAGAGAGAGATGTTAAACAGTATATTCGAGATTCATTACGTAACCACCAGTACTCAATCCAAGAAGAAGCGCTGGAGACCTTACTTGTTAAAACGCAATATTCACTAACGAATAGTATGAAAGAATTGGATAAACTGATGATTGCTTCCATTGATACAAAAATGATTCCACTGGAATTAGTCGAGAGTTTAGTCGCTAAAACATTGGAACAGAATATTTTTGAACTTGGGGAATCTATCTTGAAAAAAGAAGGAGTCAAGGCGCTCCAAATCTATCACGATATGTTACTACAAAAAGAAGACCCCTTGAAGATGAATGCGATTCTTTTAGGACAGTTTCGATTATTGCTTCAAGTGTCCTACTTGAAAAGAGAAGGGTATCAAGAGCCGGAAATCCAAAAGACACTGGGCGTACATCCGTACCGTGTGAAGATTGCCCTGCAACAATCTAGAAGATTTGGGTTACCGCTTTTAGAAAAGGCCTTTATGCAATTGGTCGACACAGAATATGCTCTAAAGACGAGTGTAGGCATTAAAGAGATGCAACTGGAATGGTTTATCTTACAGTTTTGCGCGTAG
- a CDS encoding helix-hairpin-helix domain-containing protein, with the protein MAFFDTWRNKWEVMNWKVKGSVLFVCLIIGMGLFWMSRQGEEVEEVTASLSETTILHQEVEDKTTVSTVIYVDVKGEVHHPGVYQMKVENRVKDLIEAAGGFTPLADDQKLNLAQLLEDQMVIVVPKKGEEVNSELAQTPTPQKKEVGKEGKVNINTATVEELKTLKGIGEKKAEAIIEYRKQNGSFKNKEELMKVRGIGKKLYESFQERVIVQ; encoded by the coding sequence ATGGCTTTTTTTGATACATGGAGAAATAAATGGGAAGTAATGAATTGGAAAGTAAAAGGGAGTGTTTTATTTGTTTGCCTCATTATCGGGATGGGGCTTTTTTGGATGAGTCGGCAAGGGGAAGAGGTGGAAGAAGTTACCGCATCCCTATCGGAGACAACCATTCTTCATCAAGAAGTAGAAGATAAAACAACTGTTTCGACCGTCATTTATGTCGATGTAAAAGGAGAAGTTCACCACCCCGGAGTCTATCAAATGAAAGTAGAAAATAGGGTGAAAGATCTTATTGAGGCTGCAGGAGGGTTCACTCCATTGGCAGATGATCAAAAGTTGAATTTAGCTCAACTCTTAGAGGATCAAATGGTGATTGTAGTCCCGAAAAAGGGAGAAGAAGTAAATTCGGAGCTTGCTCAAACTCCCACGCCTCAAAAAAAGGAAGTTGGAAAAGAAGGCAAAGTCAATATTAATACGGCAACCGTTGAAGAATTGAAGACATTAAAAGGGATTGGGGAGAAAAAGGCAGAAGCCATTATAGAATATCGAAAGCAAAATGGTTCCTTTAAAAACAAAGAAGAACTTATGAAAGTGAGAGGGATTGGAAAGAAATTATATGAATCCTTTCAAGAAAGAGTGATTGTCCAATGA
- a CDS encoding NusG domain II-containing protein, translating to MRTIFKKYSDLIKPYDIIIVLVLLVLSFLPNAIYAYQQATVKEEAKIYAIITIDGEEVQRIELSENTPREEFYFEPHDNQYNIIEVDGTRIRDKEDNSPDQIAVNTGWISKPGQTSICLPHGLMIEIVSTEPANSDNDTIIPL from the coding sequence ATGAGAACGATATTTAAGAAGTATTCCGATTTGATAAAGCCATACGACATTATTATTGTGCTCGTTTTATTGGTCTTATCATTTTTACCAAATGCAATTTATGCTTACCAACAAGCAACCGTTAAAGAAGAAGCTAAGATATATGCCATCATTACCATTGATGGGGAGGAGGTTCAGCGTATCGAGTTGAGCGAAAATACGCCTCGTGAAGAGTTTTATTTTGAACCTCATGATAATCAATATAATATTATCGAAGTTGATGGAACTAGAATTAGAGATAAAGAGGATAATAGCCCCGATCAGATTGCTGTGAATACGGGCTGGATTTCCAAACCGGGTCAGACAAGTATTTGCTTGCCACATGGGCTGATGATTGAGATTGTCTCAACCGAACCTGCCAATAGTGATAATGACACCATTATTCCGTTATAA
- the rpsT gene encoding 30S ribosomal protein S20: MPNIASQIKRVRTNKKSTLANNSQTSAMRTAIKKFEAAVAEGAENAEELLRAAHKAIDGAASKGLIHKNKASRDKSRLAAKLSK; the protein is encoded by the coding sequence TTGCCAAATATCGCATCACAAATCAAACGTGTTCGTACTAACAAAAAGTCAACACTAGCAAACAACTCACAAACTTCTGCTATGCGTACTGCTATCAAAAAATTCGAAGCTGCAGTAGCTGAAGGTGCTGAAAATGCTGAAGAATTATTACGTGCTGCTCACAAAGCAATCGACGGAGCTGCTTCTAAAGGATTAATCCACAAAAACAAAGCTTCTCGTGACAAATCACGTCTTGCTGCAAAATTAAGCAAATAA
- a CDS encoding SepM family pheromone-processing serine protease, with product MSKSKKFFYIILTVILLAIISFIPIPYVIESPGTAEDVSQFLTVNGTKDEEEGTLRVLTVYVEQATVLTSLKQFFKHHEILPEEKVFGNYTPEEYNQLQEFSMRNARSKAVRVAFETAGKSVESKVNGIFVTRVDQNSNFRDKLKVGDIIETIDGKRLENTDESLEELQDYLSSLKPGHYLSLMVKRDGKPQLIREQLKMNSRTGRIRLGFDGEIDEDVTSDPSIEFDPHGVSGPSGGLMFTLEIYNQITNSHLKKGHNIAGTGTIELDGRVGRIGGIDKKLVAAIEAGATVFLAPDDEITDEMRERYPDIKTNYEEVKEAAEKLGTDIKIYPVKTLQEAIEILKNL from the coding sequence ATGTCGAAGTCTAAGAAATTTTTTTATATTATTTTAACAGTTATTCTGTTAGCGATTATTTCATTTATTCCCATTCCTTACGTCATTGAATCTCCCGGAACGGCTGAAGATGTATCTCAATTTCTAACGGTCAATGGGACAAAAGATGAAGAGGAGGGGACGCTGCGAGTGCTGACTGTCTATGTAGAACAAGCAACCGTCCTAACTTCTTTAAAACAATTTTTCAAACATCATGAGATTTTACCTGAAGAAAAAGTATTTGGAAACTATACTCCAGAAGAATATAATCAATTACAAGAGTTCAGTATGCGAAATGCTCGTTCAAAAGCAGTTCGTGTCGCCTTTGAAACAGCTGGAAAGTCAGTAGAAAGTAAAGTCAACGGTATCTTTGTCACTCGAGTGGATCAAAATTCTAATTTCCGTGATAAATTAAAAGTTGGCGATATCATTGAAACAATTGATGGAAAGAGACTTGAAAATACGGATGAAAGTCTTGAAGAACTACAAGATTATCTTTCTTCACTGAAGCCCGGTCATTATTTATCGCTGATGGTCAAACGCGATGGAAAGCCTCAACTCATACGAGAGCAATTAAAAATGAACAGTCGTACCGGTAGAATTCGTTTAGGATTTGATGGAGAGATTGATGAAGACGTAACTTCGGATCCGTCGATTGAATTTGATCCTCATGGTGTCAGTGGCCCTTCAGGAGGTTTAATGTTCACGCTTGAAATCTATAATCAAATTACAAACAGCCATTTGAAAAAAGGGCATAATATTGCTGGGACGGGAACGATTGAACTGGACGGAAGAGTTGGGAGAATCGGTGGGATTGATAAGAAATTGGTAGCTGCGATTGAAGCTGGCGCTACTGTTTTCCTAGCACCGGATGATGAAATTACGGATGAGATGCGTGAGCGTTATCCAGATATCAAGACAAATTACGAAGAAGTAAAAGAAGCAGCTGAAAAGTTAGGAACAGATATTAAAATCTACCCTGTAAAAACTTTACAAGAAGCGATTGAGATTCTAAAAAATCTATAA
- the coaD gene encoding pantetheine-phosphate adenylyltransferase, which translates to MRKAVVAGSFDPITNGHLDIIERSGELFDEVIVVLSHNVQKNYLFSLDERKSLVEKVIEHVPNARVVAVSGGLTVEAAVQLGASVLVRGVRNATDFEYEATLASHNRVQNGEVETVLLLSKEEYRFVSSSMMKELARFGGDVSPFVPEVVKRALEEKYKDAPERKIRMDEEITNVEV; encoded by the coding sequence ATGAGAAAAGCGGTAGTAGCAGGAAGCTTCGACCCGATTACAAATGGGCATTTAGATATTATCGAGCGAAGTGGTGAGCTCTTCGATGAAGTGATTGTGGTTTTATCGCATAATGTTCAGAAAAATTATTTATTTTCTTTAGATGAGCGAAAATCACTGGTTGAAAAAGTGATTGAGCATGTACCCAATGCCAGAGTGGTGGCCGTAAGTGGAGGATTAACGGTAGAGGCGGCGGTCCAGTTAGGAGCTAGCGTTCTTGTGCGCGGGGTTCGAAACGCAACTGACTTCGAATATGAAGCGACTCTTGCATCCCATAACCGTGTTCAAAATGGGGAAGTTGAAACGGTTCTTTTGCTCAGTAAGGAAGAATATCGCTTTGTAAGCTCTTCGATGATGAAAGAATTGGCACGTTTTGGTGGGGATGTCAGTCCTTTTGTCCCTGAAGTTGTGAAACGCGCCTTAGAAGAAAAGTATAAGGATGCGCCAGAACGAAAAATTAGAATGGATGAGGAGATTACAAATGTCGAAGTCTAA
- a CDS encoding aspartate-semialdehyde dehydrogenase, with amino-acid sequence MVNIAIVGATGVVGTKMIERLEESDLQVDHLYLLASARSAGKVLQFRGKEYVVEELTEDSFKRDIDYAIFSAGGGTSLKFAPIAEHDGVIVIDNSSAWRMDPEIDLVVPECNAPTLERKIIANPNCSTIQSVVPLRPLHDAFGLKRVAYTTYQAVSGSGQAGINDLRNGEKGEAPTNYPHPIYNNVLPHIDVFLENGYTKEEMKMIQETRKILGLSDDVAVTATCVRVPVYNSHSVEINVTFEKDTTPEEIRALLAKAPGVIVLDKPEENVYPTPLQATGHDEVYVGRIRRDISQPNSFHIWCVGDNIRKGAASNAIQIAEYIEAHNLRK; translated from the coding sequence ATGGTAAATATTGCAATTGTAGGAGCGACAGGGGTCGTTGGAACAAAAATGATTGAACGTTTAGAAGAAAGTGATTTACAAGTAGACCACTTATATCTACTTGCATCAGCACGTTCAGCAGGAAAAGTACTACAGTTTAGAGGAAAAGAGTATGTAGTCGAAGAATTAACGGAAGACTCCTTCAAGCGTGATATTGACTACGCCATCTTCTCAGCAGGAGGCGGCACTTCATTGAAATTTGCGCCCATCGCAGAACATGACGGCGTGATTGTCATCGATAACTCAAGCGCATGGAGAATGGATCCAGAGATTGATTTAGTCGTACCGGAATGTAACGCACCAACATTAGAGCGCAAAATTATTGCAAATCCAAACTGCTCAACGATTCAATCGGTAGTGCCATTACGTCCATTGCATGATGCATTTGGATTAAAACGTGTGGCTTATACAACTTACCAAGCTGTTTCAGGTTCTGGACAAGCAGGGATTAACGATTTAAGAAACGGGGAAAAAGGGGAGGCTCCAACAAACTACCCACACCCAATTTACAATAATGTATTGCCTCATATCGATGTATTTTTAGAAAATGGCTATACAAAAGAAGAAATGAAAATGATTCAAGAAACTCGCAAGATTCTTGGCTTGTCAGACGATGTAGCTGTGACAGCCACTTGTGTGCGTGTACCTGTATATAACTCACACTCTGTAGAAATCAATGTGACTTTCGAAAAAGATACAACACCGGAAGAAATTCGTGCATTATTAGCAAAAGCACCAGGCGTAATCGTATTAGATAAACCTGAGGAAAATGTGTATCCAACACCATTACAAGCAACTGGACATGATGAAGTGTACGTGGGACGTATTCGCCGTGACATTTCACAACCAAACAGCTTCCACATCTGGTGTGTGGGCGACAATATTCGTAAAGGTGCTGCGAGCAATGCTATCCAAATTGCGGAGTACATTGAAGCGCACAATTTACGTAAATAA
- the rsmD gene encoding 16S rRNA (guanine(966)-N(2))-methyltransferase RsmD codes for MRIISGEFGGRRLKAVPGQNTRPTTDKIKESLFNILGGYFDGGVMLDMYSGSGAVAIEAVSRGMDRAFLFENNRLAQKTIEQNIEITKSPEQFHLKRQNVKQGLKTIASDPAFEPFELVFMDPPYRLQEIVKDIEQLQELNLLSSDCVIVCEVDKEVQLPERILEFEQYKLVEYGITALVFFDRASDEEEA; via the coding sequence GTGCGAATTATTTCAGGAGAATTTGGCGGAAGACGCTTAAAGGCAGTACCGGGCCAAAATACTCGTCCGACGACAGACAAGATAAAAGAATCGCTCTTCAATATTTTGGGCGGTTATTTTGACGGAGGAGTCATGCTTGATATGTACAGTGGAAGCGGAGCCGTCGCCATCGAGGCCGTTTCTCGTGGGATGGACCGTGCGTTTCTATTCGAGAACAATCGCCTTGCACAAAAGACGATCGAGCAAAATATCGAGATTACAAAATCACCAGAGCAATTTCATTTAAAACGACAAAACGTGAAACAAGGACTCAAAACCATTGCAAGTGACCCTGCGTTTGAACCGTTCGAGTTGGTGTTTATGGATCCACCGTATCGCTTGCAAGAAATTGTAAAAGACATTGAGCAGTTGCAAGAACTCAACCTTCTTTCCTCGGACTGCGTGATTGTCTGCGAGGTAGATAAGGAAGTGCAACTTCCAGAACGAATTTTAGAATTTGAGCAATATAAGCTCGTGGAGTACGGAATTACAGCCTTAGTGTTCTTTGACCGTGCGTCCGACGAAGAGGAGGCTTAA
- the uvrB gene encoding excinuclease ABC subunit UvrB, with product MNEFKLVAPYTPQGDQPQAIQELVEGLNKGVKEQTLLGATGTGKTFTIANVIKEVNKPTLVLAHNKTLAGQLYGELKEFFPDNAVEYFVSYYDYYQPEAYVPSSDTYIEKESSVNDEIDKLRHSATSALLERRDVIVVASVSSMYGLVNPEDYRDHVLSLREGMEIERDELLRRLVEMQFERNDYDFRRGTFRVRGDVVEIFLAGHDATAFRIEFFGDEIEAIKEVDVLTGEIKATVEHVPIFPATHFVANEDQISKAVSTIKEELALRLKELRDNNELLEAQRLEQRTNYDIEMLLEMGYCNGIENYSRHMDGRKPGQPPYTLLDFFPEDALFVVDESHITMSQIRGMYNGDRARKEQLIKYGFRLPSALDNRPLRFEEFEAKVPQIIYISATPGPYELAHTPKVTEQIIRPTGLLDPPVEVRPIKGQIDDLISEINLRVERNERVFITTLTKKMSEDLTDYLEEVGIKVKYLHSDIKTLERTEIIRNLRLGEFDVLVGINLLREGLDVPEVSLVAILDADKEGFLRSERALVQTIGRAARNANGRVIMYADKITDSMQRAIDETNRRRSVQEAYNKEHGIVPKTIVKNIRDLIAITHEVEKEDAPSTAKDFKKMSQEQRREAIELLELDMRAAAKALDFEKAADLRDVILELRAEYKL from the coding sequence ATGAATGAATTTAAACTAGTGGCTCCGTATACGCCACAAGGAGATCAACCTCAGGCCATCCAGGAATTAGTGGAGGGGCTTAATAAGGGCGTTAAAGAACAGACACTTCTTGGTGCGACAGGTACTGGGAAGACATTTACGATTGCTAATGTGATAAAAGAAGTGAATAAACCGACATTAGTGCTAGCTCATAATAAAACATTAGCAGGGCAATTATATGGAGAGTTAAAAGAATTCTTTCCAGACAATGCTGTAGAATATTTTGTTTCTTATTATGATTACTACCAACCAGAAGCTTATGTGCCTTCTAGTGATACTTATATTGAAAAAGAATCCAGTGTCAATGATGAAATCGATAAGTTGCGTCACTCTGCTACAAGCGCGCTTTTGGAAAGAAGAGATGTCATTGTAGTTGCTTCCGTATCTTCTATGTACGGGTTGGTAAATCCAGAAGACTACCGTGACCATGTATTGTCTCTTCGTGAAGGAATGGAAATAGAAAGAGATGAATTACTTCGTCGTTTAGTTGAAATGCAGTTTGAGCGCAATGACTATGATTTCAGAAGGGGAACATTCCGAGTTCGAGGAGATGTCGTCGAAATCTTCCTCGCTGGACATGATGCGACGGCATTTCGAATCGAGTTTTTTGGAGATGAAATCGAAGCGATTAAAGAAGTAGATGTGTTAACAGGAGAAATTAAGGCAACGGTAGAGCATGTCCCAATCTTCCCGGCAACGCACTTTGTCGCGAATGAAGACCAAATCTCTAAGGCGGTTTCGACGATTAAAGAAGAACTCGCCCTCCGCTTAAAAGAATTAAGGGACAATAATGAGTTGCTTGAAGCGCAGCGATTAGAGCAAAGAACCAATTACGATATTGAAATGCTCCTAGAGATGGGATATTGTAATGGGATTGAAAACTACTCTCGCCATATGGATGGAAGAAAGCCAGGACAACCACCGTATACATTGCTTGATTTCTTCCCAGAAGATGCACTATTTGTGGTGGATGAGTCTCATATTACAATGTCTCAAATTCGTGGAATGTATAATGGGGACCGTGCTCGTAAGGAGCAATTAATTAAGTACGGATTTAGATTGCCAAGTGCGCTAGATAATCGTCCGTTACGCTTTGAAGAGTTTGAAGCAAAAGTTCCGCAAATTATTTATATTTCGGCGACTCCAGGGCCATATGAATTAGCACATACGCCAAAAGTTACTGAGCAAATCATTCGTCCGACAGGTTTGCTCGATCCGCCTGTGGAAGTACGTCCAATCAAAGGTCAAATTGATGATTTAATTAGTGAAATTAATTTACGAGTCGAACGTAATGAGCGTGTCTTTATTACGACGCTTACGAAGAAGATGTCTGAAGACTTAACGGATTACTTAGAAGAAGTAGGTATTAAAGTGAAATATCTTCATAGTGATATTAAGACATTGGAACGTACTGAAATCATCCGAAACTTGCGATTAGGAGAATTTGATGTATTGGTCGGAATCAACTTACTTCGTGAAGGCTTAGACGTACCAGAAGTTTCTCTAGTGGCGATTTTAGATGCTGACAAAGAAGGCTTCCTACGTAGTGAGCGAGCTTTAGTCCAAACGATTGGACGTGCCGCACGAAATGCGAATGGCCGAGTGATTATGTATGCCGATAAGATTACTGACTCTATGCAAAGAGCGATTGATGAAACAAACCGTCGTCGTAGTGTCCAAGAGGCATACAATAAAGAACACGGCATCGTTCCGAAGACCATCGTGAAGAATATTCGTGATTTAATCGCGATTACACATGAAGTGGAAAAAGAAGATGCTCCAAGCACCGCAAAAGACTTCAAGAAAATGTCGCAAGAACAAAGACGCGAAGCCATCGAGTTGCTTGAATTGGATATGCGTGCAGCTGCCAAAGCACTAGATTTCGAAAAAGCGGCTGATCTGCGTGATGTGATTTTAGAGCTAAGAGCTGAGTATAAATTATAA